The DNA window CAACCAAATACGATAAAGAACCATTTGGAGCGGAACAAATCAGAACCAAGAGCACAAATTACAAGGTAGCCAAGGCCTACAGAGGCAGGTATTGAGGACAAATTGTTAATTGCGATAACTGAATATACGCCTTTACGcttttcttcatctaaCATCAGTTCCCAACCTCCGCTATAGGCAGTCATACAGCACCAAGAAAACATGTCATAGAGCAAAAGAATCCACAACGTGGGAGCGAAGAGCACttttttccaaagtttCAACGATAACAAAGAACTTAGCTGAGAAGTATTTGAGACAGAGTCTTTGATCTGATTCCTCTTGTTCCGTTCTCTGGCGAttctaatttcttcatcagtcaaaaataaagaataaCATTTAGAAGGGACACCTGGTAAAACGAAGTACCCAACTACAGCTGTATGTATGGATATAACAAGACCatcaatcaaaaacatcCATCTCCATCCAGGCAAGCCCAAAACGTTATCCAAGCTCTGAATCAGACGAGCTTGGAGAAAACCAGCAGTAACACGACCCAAAATCTGcccaaagaaaaataaacaGACTCTAGAAGAAATCTCATCGGGAGCGTACCAACAACCCATGACATATTGCGAAACTGGATAATAAGCACCACCAAAAGCATAAAGAATAAACCTATAAGCCTTTAGTTGGGCTAAATTCTTCACTGTAGCACAAAGAACGGTAAACAACGACCATCCCAAATCCATTATAGGCAAAATGTAGACAGAAGGATACCTCGGTAAGAAATACATGAATGGTAGTTGAAAGACGATCGATCCAATGTTCGCAATCGTTGATGTGTACACTAAATCGTTCCCCTTCATCTTGAGGTCCTCATGCATACCTGATATATACGAATTCGTCAAGTTATTGCTATCCACAGATTTACACCAACATAAAACCATCAGGTACATCCCTACAATCAAGTCCAACTTGTATAACAACGTTCTCTCAGCGGGCGACTGCGTCGTGTGATTCGGATAAAGAAACTCATACCATTTCCTACCCAATATATACTGCTTGTTAAACCTGTATTCATACTCATCGAAATACTTCCACCATTTCCGACCACTCTCATCCCTCAGTTCATAAGGAATATCTGCTCTAAGTACCACTGTACCGTCATCCGAACTTCCAGCTATCACAACCTTCTTATCATCAAACTCCGACGAAACTCCATCTGAAAATACTGTTTCTGACACTACTGCTCCATTATGCAACTTACCATCTAAGGAAACAGCTGTTTCCGCATGTTCTTCAGGCAATACCCTCAAGTGTGGAAAATACTTTCCTAACCCCATGATAACTGCACTTCCGTGGTGTTGCCGTATGTCACTGATTAAATTTCCTCAATAATGAAACGGAAAAACAACTATTTCGACATAGCTCCAAAACCAACcatttatataatatatttcaacgatatatatatatattcctgtTAAACTGATAATCAAAGACCGACTGCCCCACTTTCCTCTAGCTATGCGTTGTATTCTGTATATCTTTGATGGTCTGGGATGAGCAAGTCCAGAATGAAAATTTCACTCGTCCCAACTAAGCAGTTTTTCATTCTCGAGAACATCAAAATGAATCATCCTAAGCTGACTATCACAAAAACAGCTACAGTTCTTCACAAATACCTTTAATACATTATCTAACGCGGTAATGACCATAGTGGACGCCGATATTGCCAATACGTGTCTctagcagcagcaaaagTCCAACAACTGCAATCAATCTGTTGAAAGAGGGCTTTTTGCAGATTTAGAGCTGGAAAGGACTCGCAGACACTTGTCAGAGGACCCAACATGATGAAACCCACATACTTGAGACCAACAACTGTACATATGAGTATTATACTGTTAATCACGATTGCTCTTCGAAGTCAGTTAACACCCGTACCCCTCATAAAACAGTGGTAAGAGTTGGGTATATGAAGCTACgcaattcaaagaaaaattttccaCTCTACACTCAACTTAATGTTCGTTAGTTAGTAGTTCCCATTCTGACCTAAGGTTTTTGTAATACAATCAGTCATACTTTTAAGGCATCATATTAGGATATTCATAAAAGTATGTATAGCTAATAACTTCTCCGATCGTTTGGAACCGGTTCTGCATTATGGCTGGGGATAATCTATGTTATACTGGGATGCGAAGTGTGACTACTATCTGTAACTCCATTTTTAATGCAGACACATGAAATTGCAAGAATGGAGTTCGCTTATGCTTTTTATTATGGGTTTTGGCATTTTTATGCCGGGTTATATCGGGCTCATACGAGTAAGAATTCGTTTGTTCTGAAGAACAGGCAGTTGTTTACGGAAGTATAGACCTTCATACCGTTTGCAATTTGATTCGCACCATGAATCCCATCTAGGTGGGACACTCACAGTGCTTTGTGTGTTTGTGTTAATGGATTTACAGTGTTTTTAGAAGCAGGCTTTTTTTAATGTGGTTTGCTTGCAGGTGTTCTCCGGACTACAGTGTGGAGGGTTGTTTGTGAAAAGGTACTAACGAGGGCAGTGGCTCGTACTTCTGCTTTGGCTGACGCTTTGAACGCTATTAACAACGCTGAAAAAACCGGAAAGCGTCAGGTTTTAATTAGACCTTCCTCCAAGGTTATCATCAAGTTTTTGCAAGTTATGCAGAAGCATGGTATGTGTTATAATGAACTATTTTTTAGGTCTAGTATGGAGAAGTCTTTACAATAATGGTGTGGAAGCTTAGTATGCAGGTTTCCGGACTGATAACTGGATGGTCTGCTCGGGTAGTGTTTATCACTACGAAATTCTCAGTCCCAAACTGTCTTTTAAGTGTTCGGAATAACGATTAGTTTGAAAATTCTCATCATACGGTTCTGAATTCATCGATATTCTTAACCATTTGCTTTTTCTCACGACATTTGGATTAAATATCTGCGACTTTGTTTTTGTCTCTTGTTTGAAGACTTCATCTATACTTTGTTGTTCCAGTGTTCCCAGTACTAACAGAGTTCCGGTCAGGCTACATTGGTGAATTTGAATACATCGATGATCACAGATCTGGTAAGATTGTTGTTCAATTGAACGGTAGATTAAACAAGTGCGGCGTCATCTCTCCAAGATTCAACATCAAGATCAACGAGGTCGAAAAGTGGACTGCTAACTTGCTACCAGCTAGGCAGTTTGGTTACGTCATTTTGACAACTTCTGCTGGAATTATGGATCACGAAGAAGCTCACAGGAAACACGTTGCCGGTAAAGTGTTGGGTTTCGTGTACTGATTGTTATATAATTAGAATATGTAATCTCAATTTATTCATCATGCGCTATCAGTTTCTGAACTGAGAATAGgaattat is part of the Eremothecium cymbalariae DBVPG#7215 chromosome 2, complete sequence genome and encodes:
- the RPS22B gene encoding 40S ribosomal uS8 domain-containing protein (similar to Ashbya gossypii AFR579W 2-introns), which produces MVARTSALADALNAINNAEKTGKRQVLIRPSSKVIIKFLQVMQKHGYIGEFEYIDDHRSGKIVVQLNGRLNKCGVISPRFNIKINEVEKWTANLLPARQFGYVILTTSAGIMDHEEAHRKHVAGKVLGFVY
- the VHT1 gene encoding Vht1p (similar to Ashbya gossypii AFR578C), with amino-acid sequence MGLGKYFPHLRVLPEEHAETAVSLDGKLHNGAVVSETVFSDGVSSEFDDKKVVIAGSSDDGTVVLRADIPYELRDESGRKWWKYFDEYEYRFNKQYILGRKWYEFLYPNHTTQSPAERTLLYKLDLIVGMYLMVLCWCKSVDSNNLTNSYISGMHEDLKMKGNDLVYTSTIANIGSIVFQLPFMYFLPRYPSVYILPIMDLGWSLFTVLCATVKNLAQLKAYRFILYAFGGAYYPVSQYVMGCWYAPDEISSRVCLFFFGQILGRVTAGFLQARLIQSLDNVLGLPGWRWMFLIDGLVISIHTAVVGYFVLPGVPSKCYSLFLTDEEIRIARERNKRNQIKDSVSNTSQLSSLLSLKLWKKVLFAPTLWILLLYDMFSWCCMTAYSGGWELMLDEEKRKGVYSVIAINNLSSIPASVGLGYLVICALGSDLFRSKWFFIVFGCLMHCIACAILIKWDVPKSVQWLAYMMTYWSIATTPCLWAFINDFLRHDPQVKAISWIIIYSVSQSTYNWVSVLVWKTVDAPQFKLGYRAAFIFTFLLGAWTFVILYFYKKNERKVALDNRIILYNTKKGIPIPSYVDTLMIKKGAYYYLKETYDVAKEPSPSKE